The following proteins are encoded in a genomic region of Acidobacteriota bacterium:
- a CDS encoding TIGR04283 family arsenosugar biosynthesis glycosyltransferase: MRMPARRTSGEPLVSVVIPVWRDEEALSRALAHVRASARVEVLVACAGGEERRYERLRERYHGTKWISAPRGRAVQMNAGAAAARGRWLLFLHADSTLPDDWLDVLARADERADTVGGAFRLSIDSRAWQARVIEAGVRLRVALLGLPYGDQALFVRRKIFEQAGGYRDLPLMEDVDFVRRISRIGRIEPCRSPVLTSARRWERDGWFRRSRQNFRLVAQFLLGASPARLAQAYFGRKPHAVVMMARAPWTTGKTRLANLANEAAHAELREALFLDTLEAMRAVPGAQHVIACEPAHACEQMRELAGPGIDLIAQRGEDLGTRLAHAFEDVFRLGAESVVVIGSDLPDLPAGVIEASLVRLRLRGDRIVLGPAADGGYYLVGMNRPCPAVFNGIAWSTERVLAQTVDAARAEGLDVALLDEWADIDDERDLERLKGHSSELTAARTRAWVCHNKWDSHTY, encoded by the coding sequence ATGCGGATGCCAGCACGTCGAACGTCCGGGGAACCGCTCGTCAGCGTCGTGATCCCGGTGTGGCGGGACGAAGAGGCGCTCTCGCGAGCCCTCGCGCACGTCCGCGCGTCCGCGCGGGTGGAAGTGCTCGTGGCGTGCGCGGGCGGCGAGGAGCGTCGATACGAGCGCCTGCGCGAGCGTTACCACGGAACGAAGTGGATCTCGGCACCGCGTGGCCGTGCGGTCCAGATGAACGCCGGCGCCGCGGCCGCGCGCGGCCGCTGGCTGCTGTTCCTCCACGCCGATTCAACACTGCCCGACGACTGGCTCGACGTGCTCGCCCGGGCGGACGAGCGGGCGGACACCGTTGGCGGCGCGTTCAGGCTCTCGATCGACAGCCGCGCCTGGCAGGCCAGGGTCATCGAGGCCGGCGTGCGGCTGAGGGTCGCGCTTCTCGGTCTTCCGTACGGCGACCAGGCCCTGTTCGTCAGGAGGAAGATCTTCGAGCAGGCAGGCGGATACCGCGACCTGCCGCTGATGGAGGACGTCGACTTCGTCCGGCGGATCAGCAGAATCGGTCGGATCGAGCCCTGCCGATCGCCGGTGCTGACCTCGGCGCGCCGATGGGAGCGCGACGGCTGGTTCCGCCGAAGCCGCCAGAACTTCAGGCTGGTGGCGCAGTTCCTGCTCGGGGCGTCGCCCGCGCGCCTCGCGCAGGCGTACTTCGGCCGGAAGCCGCATGCCGTCGTGATGATGGCGCGCGCGCCCTGGACCACGGGCAAGACAAGGCTCGCCAACCTGGCGAACGAGGCGGCGCACGCGGAGCTGCGTGAGGCGCTGTTCCTCGACACGCTCGAGGCGATGCGGGCCGTGCCCGGCGCGCAGCACGTCATCGCGTGCGAGCCGGCGCACGCGTGCGAGCAGATGCGCGAGCTGGCAGGGCCGGGGATCGACCTCATCGCCCAGCGCGGCGAGGACCTCGGGACGCGGCTGGCGCACGCCTTCGAGGACGTGTTTCGACTGGGTGCCGAATCGGTCGTCGTCATCGGCTCGGATCTGCCCGACCTTCCCGCGGGGGTGATTGAAGCCTCGCTTGTCCGGCTGCGGCTGCGGGGCGATCGGATCGTGCTCGGGCCGGCCGCCGACGGCGGCTATTACCTGGTTGGAATGAACCGGCCGTGTCCCGCCGTGTTCAACGGGATCGCGTGGAGCACGGAACGGGTGCTCGCACAGACGGTGGACGCTGCACGGGCCGAGGGGTTGGATGTGGCGCTGCTCGACGAGTGGGCAGACATCGACGATGAGCGGGACCTCGAGCGGCTGAAGGGCCATTCGAGCGAGCTGACGGCCGCACGCACCCGCGCCTGGGTGTGCCACAATAAGTGGGACAGTCACACTTATTAA
- a CDS encoding alcohol dehydrogenase catalytic domain-containing protein: MRALFLDPDGTLSLRDRTKPAPGAECVIRVAAAGICGTDLELLRGYAGFSGVPGHEFVGVVEEASAADADWIGRRVAGEITVGCGRCVGCRAAGRGHCDFRTVVGIRGRDGAFAEYVSLPSENLHEVPASLDDATAVFVEPTAAACRVAEQVAIEPGMRAAVVGAGRLGLLVAQVLRAHGADVTAIVRSEASRRLASALGFEAAAVDEATRSLARRFDLVVDASGAPGGFAAASALVRPRGTLVIKSTFHGETPVSFSPLVVDEITVIGSRCGPFARAIELLATGRIDVKPLVAGTYPLDQFAAAFERAKRGLKVILTQ, encoded by the coding sequence GTGCGCGCCCTCTTTCTCGACCCCGACGGCACCCTGTCGCTCCGCGATCGAACGAAACCGGCACCCGGCGCGGAATGCGTGATCCGTGTCGCGGCAGCCGGGATCTGCGGCACCGACCTCGAGCTGCTTCGCGGCTATGCCGGTTTTTCAGGCGTTCCCGGCCACGAGTTCGTCGGGGTCGTCGAGGAGGCGAGCGCGGCCGACGCTGACTGGATCGGCCGTCGAGTCGCGGGCGAGATCACGGTGGGCTGCGGGCGCTGTGTCGGCTGCCGCGCGGCAGGCCGCGGGCACTGCGACTTTCGCACGGTGGTCGGCATCCGCGGGCGCGACGGCGCGTTCGCCGAGTACGTGTCGCTCCCCTCGGAGAACCTGCACGAAGTGCCCGCGTCGCTCGACGACGCGACGGCGGTGTTCGTCGAGCCGACCGCGGCCGCCTGCCGGGTCGCCGAACAAGTGGCCATCGAGCCCGGCATGCGCGCCGCGGTTGTGGGCGCCGGACGGCTCGGGCTGCTGGTGGCGCAGGTGCTGCGGGCGCATGGCGCGGATGTGACGGCGATCGTCCGAAGCGAGGCGAGCCGCCGGCTCGCGTCGGCTCTGGGATTCGAGGCCGCCGCCGTCGATGAGGCGACCAGGTCGCTCGCGCGGCGGTTCGATCTCGTCGTGGACGCGAGCGGCGCGCCGGGCGGATTCGCAGCGGCGAGCGCGCTGGTCCGCCCGCGCGGCACGCTCGTGATCAAGTCCACGTTTCACGGCGAGACGCCCGTCTCGTTTTCGCCCCTCGTCGTCGACGAGATCACCGTGATCGGGTCGCGATGCGGTCCCTTCGCGCGGGCGATCGAGCTGCTCGCGACCGGCCGGATAGACGTGAAGCCGCTCGTGGCCGGCACGTATCCCCTGGATCAGTTTGCGGCGGCGTTCGAGCGCGCGAAGCGCGGGCTGAAGGTGATTCTGACCCAATAA
- a CDS encoding phosphoribosyltransferase, which produces MDNPQPFDNRRAAGRELAIHLVKYKARPDVVVLALPRGGVPVAHEVAQALQAPLDVFLVRKLGLPQHRELAMGAIASGGVRVLNDDVVAWYSVSPAVIDAVAREEQAELERREREYRNDRAPLDLRGRVVLLIDDGLATGSTMRAAVQAIRAREPARIVVAVPVGAPETCHEFTGVADEIVCARTPERFSAVGLWYRDFSQTSDEEVRELLQESAGAVGRSR; this is translated from the coding sequence CTGGACAACCCGCAGCCCTTCGATAACCGCCGCGCGGCCGGACGGGAACTCGCCATCCATCTCGTGAAGTACAAAGCCCGCCCGGACGTCGTTGTCCTGGCGTTGCCGAGGGGGGGCGTGCCTGTCGCGCATGAAGTCGCGCAGGCCCTTCAGGCTCCGCTCGACGTGTTCCTCGTCCGCAAGCTCGGCCTGCCGCAGCACCGGGAGCTGGCGATGGGCGCGATTGCCTCCGGCGGTGTTCGCGTTCTGAACGACGACGTCGTGGCTTGGTACAGTGTGTCTCCGGCCGTCATCGACGCCGTCGCGCGCGAGGAGCAGGCGGAACTCGAGCGCCGGGAGCGCGAGTACCGGAACGACCGGGCGCCGCTCGATCTGCGCGGCCGCGTCGTCCTGCTCATCGACGACGGCCTGGCCACGGGCTCGACGATGAGAGCGGCGGTGCAGGCGATTCGCGCGCGCGAGCCGGCGCGCATCGTCGTCGCGGTTCCGGTGGGCGCGCCGGAAACGTGCCACGAGTTCACCGGCGTCGCCGACGAGATCGTCTGCGCCCGTACCCCCGAGCGGTTCTCGGCGGTGGGGCTGTGGTATCGCGACTTCTCGCAGACGAGCGACGAGGAGGTCCGCGAGCTGCTGCAGGAAAGCGCCGGAGCGGTGGGGAGGTCGCGGTGA